In Gemmatimonas sp. UBA7669, the DNA window GTGCGTTGGGCAGCTCCAGGCGGAAGGCACCGTTGCGCTGCGAGAATGTGCCGATCGTGCGCAGGCGGGTGCCGGAAGCGGCTCGCTCCTGATAGCTGACCTGGATTCTCACACCTTCAACCGGTGTCTGGCTGGGACCGTCGAGGACGGTGCCCGAGAGGCGCACACTCAGCAGGCTTCGAGCGACGGCCGCGAGATCCGATGAAACTGCGCCAGCAGGCAAGCTCACCGCGGAACGGCCAACTGCGGCAGCCGCCTCGGCGGAACGGCCAACCGCGGCAGCCGTGACCTCAGAAGCCTTGACCTCAGAAGCCGCAACGACAGGAGCCGAACGGATCGGCACGGCGGTCGCGGGCGCTTCGGGAGCTGGCGCAGCACTCCTTTTCGCATTCTCCGCTACCGCCCCCTGCGGTGAAGCTGCTGCCCCTACGGCTTCCGGCGCAATGGCTTCCGGTGCGGTGGCTATCGCCGTTGGCTGTGTTGCCGTTCCGGCTGTCGCCGTTTGCTGTTCCGCTGTTTGCTGTTCCGCTGTTTGCCGTTCCTGCCCTCTCGGCCACGCCACGACAGCCAGCACTGCCGCCGCCGCCAGCCACCCCGCCCATCTCCCAATTCTCACGTCCCGCTTCTCCGCCACACGAACCGACGCCGGCCCCGACAATGGCCCGTCCAGCGAACCCACCACCCGCGCGGCGCCCGCCATCAACCCTCGCGCCTCCGCGACCATGTCCGCGCAGGCCGCGCAACGCTCCACATGCGCCGCCACACGCGCCGCATCCTCCGCTGCAAACATGCCGTCGAGCCACGCGTGCACCGTCCCCTCGTCCACGTGTCCCGCCGCGTCAAATGCCGGCAACAGTTGTTCGTCCGGTGCGTCGAACGCATCTGGCATCATGTCATGCGACATCGTGTCCTCCTCGCGCGGTGACCGCGCCTCCGGTGCCTGCACCTTCGGTCGCGCGCGCACTCTCGCGCTGCAGCGACTCGTAAACGTCCATGAGCCGCCGGCGGGCCCGTGACAGTGTGGTGCCCACACTGCCCACACTGAGCCCAAGGGCCGCGGCAATCTCGTGATAGTCCAGTCCTTCTTCGCGCATGAGCAGCGCCAGTCGGTCACGCTCAGCCAGTGCATCCACCGCTGCGCGCGCCAACGCCTGTTCGCGCACGCGGTCGGCCGTGGCCTCAGCCTGCGCTTCAAGGCGAAACACCTCGGCGTCGCGCGCCTCGCCCCCCTCGGCATCCAGCTCACTACGCAGTAGCGTGAGTCGATGCCGCGTCCGTGCGCTACGACGCGCGTCATCTCGGGCAAGATTGCTGGCCACGGCAAAAAGCCAGGCGCGTTCGCGTTGTACGGGCCCGTGCCGCATGGCGCGCACGAAGGTTTCCTGCGCGAGTTCTTCCGCCGCATCACGATCACCCAGCCGGCGCGTCAGATAGCGCAGCAGGGGCTCGTGATATTCGCGGAACAGTCGGTCGAGTTGGTCCATTGGCCGTCCTGGATGACGCCGGTGAGCCCCACGCGCCGAATCGCGCCTGGGCCGCTCTGGTCCCGCACCGCCCACTGGGGCCAGTCCGGTTCCATGCGGGAGACGTCACCCCCCGGAGAACTTGCACACCGTTGCGCGGCAGCGGATCCTTGTGCCAGCCGTTTTCGCCTCCTCCGCCCCACTCAATGGCTCGCTCCTTCGCTTCCGGTCTGGCCCTGCTCGCCCTCGGACTCGGCACCACCTGGCTTGGTGTCCGTGGCGCTGGCCCCGTTCCCCCGCTCAACGCCCTGCTCTCGCCCTCGGTGGGCCTGTGGATGAACACTGTCGGCGACCTGCCCGCCGAGGCCAGCGCGCGCATTCCGTCGCTTGGTGCCGACGTGGACATCCGCTACGACCATCGGAGTGTCCCGCACATCTTCGCGCGCAACGAACTCGACGCCGTACGCGCGCTGGGCTACGTGGTGGCGCGCGACCGGCTGTTCCAGCTCGAGCTGCAATCACGCGCCGGTGAGGGCACACTCACGGAACTGGTGGGTGAAGCCGCGCTGCCGGCCGATCAGGAGACACGTCGTCTTGGCATGCCGCGCGCGGCCGAACTGCGCACGCAGGGCATGGACAGCACGGGCATGCTGTATCAGGTCCTCAAGGCATACGCGGACGGCATCAATGCCTATCGCGAGGCGTTGCCCGCTTCGCAGTGGCCGGTGGAGTACAAGTTGCTGCGCAAGGCGCCGCGGGAATGGTTGCCGGTGCACAGCATGCATCTGCTCAACCGCATGGGCTACACGCTGGCGCATTCGCCGCTCGAACTCGACTACTTGCAGGCACGCGCATTGGTTGGCGCCGACGCCGCCCGCGCCATGTGGGATGCGTCGTCGCCCGTGCAGGAACCCATTCAGCCAGCGCCGCGCCGTGAGCCCGTCGAGGCGCTTACAGCGCTGCCAGCGCCCGGAGCCCCTGACACGGCGGCGGCTCGCCTGGTGGCCTCGCTGCTTGCACCGCGCACGGGCAAGAGCACGGGTACAACACACAGCGGCTCGCTGCTGGCCTGGCAGCGCGACCATGTGCTGGCCGACTCCAGCAACGAGGTCCGTTTTGCACTGAAGCAGGAGCGTGCCTTCGCCAGCAACAACTGGGCGGTGGCGCCCTCACGCAGTGCGAGCGGCCTGGCGTTGCTGGCCGGTGATCCGCACCTCGAACTCACGTTGCCGAGTATCTGGTTTGAGGTGCATCTCGTTGTGTCGGGGCGCATGGACGTGGGTGGTGTAACCATTCCGGGATTGCCCGGTGTGACCATTGGCTACACACGCGCCTTCGCCTGGAGCTTCACCAACACCGGCGCCGATGTCATGGACTTCTGGCGTGAGGCGGTGGACAACGTCGACCGACCCACGAGCTACGAACTCGACGGCAAGCGTGAGCCGCTGGTGGACACGCGCATCGAGACCTATCGCGATGCAGCGGGGCGCGTGCTGGCCACCGACACCGTGTACTACACGCATCGTGGCCCCATGTCGCGCCAGGGCAACGAGTGGGTGTCCATGCGCTGGACCGTGCTCGAGGCGGGCAACGAGCTGCTGGGTTTCTTCAACGGCCTGCAGGCGACAACGGCCACCGCGTTTCTCGATTCGCTCGCGGCGTACTACACGGCGCCGGCGCAGAACATGATCGTGGCCGACACCGCCGGGACCATTGCCATTCGCTCCACCGGCCGTCATCCCATTCGCGCGGGCAAGGCGCGCGGTCTTGATCTCTTTGACGGGCGCACCCGCGCCACGGACTGGATGGGCTTCCGCGCGGTGTCGCAGTATCCGCAGAGCGTGAATCCGACGCAGGGTTATCTCGCCTCGGCCAATCAGGAGCCCATCGACCCCGCCTTCGATTCCCTGTACCTCGGTGTGGACGAACACTACGAAGTCTGGCGTGCGTTGCAGATCAATCGCCTGCTGCGCGCCGACTCCGCTGTCACACCTGACGCCATGCGACGCTACCATACTGACCCTGGCAGCGTGCGCGCCGAACGATTTGCTGCGGCGTTTGTTGCATCGGCCACGCGTCGTTCAGAGGCCGGCGATACCTCGGCCTCGTTGCGGGCCGCGCGGGACATGCTCGCGGCATGGGATAAGCGATACACCCGCGACAACACCGGCGCGCGGCTGTTCGAAACGGCCATGGCGCGCGCGCAGGCGCTCGTGTGGGATGAGTTCATCCCGCCTGGCAAGACGGCAGCTGCGGTGCGCCCGTCGGAGACACGTCTGCTGCAGTTGCTGGGCGATTCCAATAGCGCGTGGTGGGATGACCGCCGCACCAGCGACGTCGCCGAAGACCGCGATCGACTACTCGCTCGCGCACTGACGGCCGCGTACGACACGCTGGTCGTGCAGTTCGGCAATCCCGCAGAAACGCCGTGGACCTGGGGCCGTGTCGCACCAGCGCGTCCGCGGCATCTGTTGCGGCTCGACGCGTTCTCGGCTGCGCCCACACCAATTGACGGCGGCCGCGGCACGCTCAATCCAAGCGTGGGCTCGGCGTTTGCCAACTTTGGCGCGTCGTGGCGCATGGTCGTGGAAATGGACAAGACGCCGCGCGTGATGGCGGTGTACCCGGGTGGGCAGAGCGGCAATCCGGCCAGTTCGCGCTTTCTTGACCGCTTGCCCAAGTGGGCCAGCGGGACGCTCGACACCCTGCTTGTTCCGCGCACCCCCGACGAATTGCCGCCGGCGCGCACCCGCGCCACGCTCCGTCTCACTCGCTGACCTGAGTTCACAATGACGACATCCACCGCATCGCCGTCCAACGCGCGCACGGCAGCCCCCACCGCATCTGCACCGGCGCTGCTGGCTGTGCTGCTCGTGTTGCAGGTGCTGGCGCAGACCTTTGCCGGTCTCTGGGGTGCCGCAGCCGCCGGCGTGATTGGCGGCCTGCTGCGCCGCGCTCCCGGGGCGTTCCGTTACAACTTTGCCGCGGCAGCTGCCGCCGCGGCGCTGCTGCTCGGCATGGTCGCCATGCGCGGCGAGAGCCTCA includes these proteins:
- a CDS encoding sigma-70 family RNA polymerase sigma factor codes for the protein MDQLDRLFREYHEPLLRYLTRRLGDRDAAEELAQETFVRAMRHGPVQRERAWLFAVASNLARDDARRSARTRHRLTLLRSELDAEGGEARDAEVFRLEAQAEATADRVREQALARAAVDALAERDRLALLMREEGLDYHEIAAALGLSVGSVGTTLSRARRRLMDVYESLQRESARATEGAGTGGAVTARGGHDVA
- a CDS encoding penicillin acylase family protein, with translation MARSFASGLALLALGLGTTWLGVRGAGPVPPLNALLSPSVGLWMNTVGDLPAEASARIPSLGADVDIRYDHRSVPHIFARNELDAVRALGYVVARDRLFQLELQSRAGEGTLTELVGEAALPADQETRRLGMPRAAELRTQGMDSTGMLYQVLKAYADGINAYREALPASQWPVEYKLLRKAPREWLPVHSMHLLNRMGYTLAHSPLELDYLQARALVGADAARAMWDASSPVQEPIQPAPRREPVEALTALPAPGAPDTAAARLVASLLAPRTGKSTGTTHSGSLLAWQRDHVLADSSNEVRFALKQERAFASNNWAVAPSRSASGLALLAGDPHLELTLPSIWFEVHLVVSGRMDVGGVTIPGLPGVTIGYTRAFAWSFTNTGADVMDFWREAVDNVDRPTSYELDGKREPLVDTRIETYRDAAGRVLATDTVYYTHRGPMSRQGNEWVSMRWTVLEAGNELLGFFNGLQATTATAFLDSLAAYYTAPAQNMIVADTAGTIAIRSTGRHPIRAGKARGLDLFDGRTRATDWMGFRAVSQYPQSVNPTQGYLASANQEPIDPAFDSLYLGVDEHYEVWRALQINRLLRADSAVTPDAMRRYHTDPGSVRAERFAAAFVASATRRSEAGDTSASLRAARDMLAAWDKRYTRDNTGARLFETAMARAQALVWDEFIPPGKTAAAVRPSETRLLQLLGDSNSAWWDDRRTSDVAEDRDRLLARALTAAYDTLVVQFGNPAETPWTWGRVAPARPRHLLRLDAFSAAPTPIDGGRGTLNPSVGSAFANFGASWRMVVEMDKTPRVMAVYPGGQSGNPASSRFLDRLPKWASGTLDTLLVPRTPDELPPARTRATLRLTR